The DNA window ACCGAAAACAAAAGCGCACACACAAGCCGTTCTCCATTCTTCCctgatcttactgatccaatcGATGTTGTATGGTTCTCTAGTCATGATAACATATTATTATTCAATGTCTACTAAACACAGAAGTGTACAATCACATTAATGCAGCATCTAATAGCAGAAATaccttttaaaaaaaaatacttCCACTAAGTATACAAGCAAACTCATCATATCCACTATTTTTCAAGTAACATATCCACTAAATGTTTTTGACCACATGATTATAACTTCATAAATAATAAGATTGAGCACTATACTTTTGACATGGAACAGATTTTTGCAGTACTTCCTTGTGGCGCAATACATTCTTACATCCAGAACCAGTCACAAATCACTTCCCTGGAAAAGCATTTGTAACCAGTTTCTTTGAAGGGACACCATAATTCTAGACACCCATACATCACCTTCCTCCTGAGAGACTTGAAAATGTGCCAATACTTGAAGTTAATTGTGGATATGTCACATTAGGTGATCCAAAACCTTCGTCCTGCGTGAAGGCCTGCATGGTGAAGATGAAATGTGTTGATGTCAGCTCTGGGATTGCTGTGTCACCTTCAAGGTACTGCATCACTTGTCGCATGGTGGGTCTTGCGCTGACAAATGGATGTGAGCATAAAAGTCCCAGCTTTAGTACTAGGCATGCCTCATCAATGTTATAATCATCTTTGAGTCTTGGATCCACTGTCTCCATTAGCGATCCATTATGCCAATGCTCTAAAACCCAATCCATCATTGTATGCTGGTCACCTTGTGCATTTTTCTTAACCGGCCTTTGTGCACAAGTGACCTCGAGAAGAAGTACGCCAAATGCAAATACGTCTGTCGACGTGGATGCTTTACCTGAGCGTACCAACTCTGGAGCTAGGTAACCCATGGTTCCAACCATATGCGTGGTCTGTGGATCAGTGCCATGATCATATAACCTCGAAAGACCAAAGTCACCTATTCGTCCATTCATTTCATTATCAAGGAGGATATTGCTTGGCTTAATGTCTCGGTGGATGACAACCTTTTCCCACTTCTCATGGAGGTAGAACAACCCAGATGCAACACCCTTGATGATGTGGAACCTCCTGGCCCAACTCAATGATGGTTGGGCATCTTCACAGTACAAATACTTATTGAGGCTGCCGTTCGACATATAGTCATACACCAAAAGAAGTTCACCTTGTCGCCGACAATATCCAAGTAGCGGTACAATGCTGCGGTGTCGAAGCCGGCCAATGCTAACAACCTCAGCAATGAACTCCTTCATCCCTTGCCTTGACTCGTGGGATACCCTCTTTACAGCTACCTCAACTTTGGACTTTGGAAGAACCCCTTGGTAGACCTTTCCAAACCCACCCACACCAAGTAGGTTCTTTTTCCTGAACCCTCTTGTAGCATGGAATAAGTCCTTGAACGAGAACCGATGTGGACCGAAATCAACCTCCCAATCTTCTTTTACCTCCTTATACCTTAATCTTCTATAAACAAGTAGGACAATGACAAGCCCAACAGTAAGGACAAATGTTGCAGTGGCTATAGGCAGGGTGATCTCTAGGACCTTGGAACGGGGTTTTGGGCCAACTCGTGGTAGCTTTGGCAGCTTGGATATGTCAATGGCTGGGGCTGGTCTATTCATTGCAAAGCTCCAGCCAAGAACACAGTGTCGTGTGCTTATTGCACCAGTTGTTGCCGAGAAACCGATGTAGGATTTATCTTTGAGAATCACTGAGAGATTATAGGTAGATGAAAGAAGAGGCCTTACAGGTTTGGCTGCTCCTGCTTGAGCTAAGGTCACATCAATTTTTGATGTCTCTCCATCATAGTCTGCCCACACCTGCATTTCCTTCCCACTAATTAGAGTCAAGTTATTGAAGAAACCACTCTTGTCCTCGTAGTATCCAGTGTGATGGGCTTGCAAAGAGGTGAGACTATTGATGTTGATGCCCACATGGTTGTTGTCGATGTCCTTGAACTCATCATTTTGGGTCGTATCAAGCTCGACAGCGAACATGTGGTTGCTCGCGTTGCCGTCATTCCCGCTGTTGAGGAGGCCTATGTACTGTGCCCATGTGTTTGAGAGGTTCTTAGTTGGGGCAACAAAGAAGGCCATGCCATCGGCACTAATGTCAGCATGGACAGAGAGGATTGCAAACACAAAGGAGATGGAGAAGGATTGCACGGTACCGTTGAGCTGTTGGTGGAAGTTTAATGGAGTAGGGTAAAATGCATGGCCTAGATTGACTGTGTCATTGGTGAGCTCAAGGAGGCCGTCTGGTGTGATCAAGGCGTTTCCATCTAAGGTGAGGTTAACTCCGCCAAAGCCATGGTAGACAAACTGGTCATCACTAGCTGCAAAATCTGAAAAGGTTAAGACAAGGGAGATGGTGAAGCACAAGAAGGACCTATGCTTCATCTGATTCATATCTGATGATCTGAAGTTTGGGCTAGGCCTCTAGTAGGCTAAGATCGAAGAGTTATAATGAAGCTtgaaactctctctctctctctctctctctctctctctctctctctctctcgtgtgTGTGTGTTTCTCCCTCTTTAgtttcctctccctctcccactCAATCTCTGGAAGGAGCAGGGAAGAGCAGCCTTAATAAATGGTGGCTTACAATGGTTAACGCTGCCTATATTTTTAGTTTTTGTACTGCTTCTTTAGAAACTAGCTATTAGGTACATGATATTCATCAATTTCCTAAAAAGAGTCAACATATAGTGATTAGGTACAAGAACACTAGATTCAGCATATAGTTATTCTGAATATGACCTGCTTGACTACTTTTACATCGTGTGGTCTTACATGTCATTTCTGATTCTCCGCTTTGAAAAGAAAGAATATATTAACACTTTGCCCCAAATAAGACTTGCCATTTTAACTAATGAAACCATTTTTAATTAAAACTAAAGCAATATTAATCCATAAAATTCTCAACCCATTCAAACAGCAACCCCTTTTATGTACACAATGATGGGATTAGAACAGACTAATCCTTGAACTTAAGAGGTAAACATTTCTTGAAACCGA is part of the Panicum hallii strain FIL2 chromosome 2, PHallii_v3.1, whole genome shotgun sequence genome and encodes:
- the LOC112882014 gene encoding L-type lectin-domain containing receptor kinase IV.1-like isoform X1, whose amino-acid sequence is MNQMKHRSFLCFTISLVLTFSDFAASDDQFVYHGFGGVNLTLDGNALITPDGLLELTNDTVNLGHAFYPTPLNFHQQLNGTVQSFSISFVFAILSVHADISADGMAFFVAPTKNLSNTWAQYIGLLNSGNDGNASNHMFAVELDTTQNDEFKDIDNNHVWADYDGETSKIDVTLAQAGAAKPVRPLLSSTYNLSVILKDKSYIGFSATTGAISTRHCVLGWSFAMNRPAPAIDISKLPKLPRVGPKPRSKVLEITLPIATATFVLTVGLVIVLLVYRRLRYKEVKEDWEVDFGPHRFSFKDLFHATRGFRKKNLLGVGGFGKVYQGVLPKSKVEVAVKRVSHESRQGMKEFIAEVVSIGRLRHRSIVPLLGYCRRQGELLLVYDYMSNGSLNKYLYCEDAQPSLSWARRFHIIKGVASGLFYLHEKWEKVVIHRDIKPSNILLDNEMNGRIGDFGLSRLYDHGTDPQTTHMVGTMGYLAPELVRSGKASTSTDVFAFGVLLLEVTCAQRPVKKNAQGDQHTMMDWVLEHWHNGSLMETVDPRLKDDYNIDEACLVLKLGLLCSHPFVSARPTMRQVMQYLEGDTAIPELTSTHFIFTMQAFTQDEGFGSPNVTYPQLTSSIGTFSSLSGGR
- the LOC112882014 gene encoding L-type lectin-domain containing receptor kinase IV.1-like isoform X2, which gives rise to MFAVELDTTQNDEFKDIDNNHVGININSLTSLQAHHTGYYEDKSGFFNNLTLISGKEMQVWADYDGETSKIDVTLAQAGAAKPVRPLLSSTYNLSVILKDKSYIGFSATTGAISTRHCVLGWSFAMNRPAPAIDISKLPKLPRVGPKPRSKVLEITLPIATATFVLTVGLVIVLLVYRRLRYKEVKEDWEVDFGPHRFSFKDLFHATRGFRKKNLLGVGGFGKVYQGVLPKSKVEVAVKRVSHESRQGMKEFIAEVVSIGRLRHRSIVPLLGYCRRQGELLLVYDYMSNGSLNKYLYCEDAQPSLSWARRFHIIKGVASGLFYLHEKWEKVVIHRDIKPSNILLDNEMNGRIGDFGLSRLYDHGTDPQTTHMVGTMGYLAPELVRSGKASTSTDVFAFGVLLLEVTCAQRPVKKNAQGDQHTMMDWVLEHWHNGSLMETVDPRLKDDYNIDEACLVLKLGLLCSHPFVSARPTMRQVMQYLEGDTAIPELTSTHFIFTMQAFTQDEGFGSPNVTYPQLTSSIGTFSSLSGGR